From the genome of Cololabis saira isolate AMF1-May2022 chromosome 1, fColSai1.1, whole genome shotgun sequence:
AAAGGGAAGGGCCTGTGGTACCTTTTTATCGGCCCCAGGACTGCTCTGAAGGCTCTGCAGGCTCTGCAGGGCCGGGCTGCTGGCCGAGGCGCTGAGGGCCAGCTGCCTGGGCAGGAGGGAGCCCATGTAGGCGTGGTAGTCCAGCAGGGGCCTGGTCCTGGCGCCGCCCGCTGCTGCtgcggaggaggacgaggaggaggacgaggggtCCTTGGAGCGGGAGGTCAGCACGTCATCCAggctgctgcggctgctgctgcggctgTGGGAGCTCGTAACTGTGGAGACACCAGCACTTAGATACTCCCAACCATAGATTTTATAACAATCATTTCAATGAGGCTGTCAGCTTTGTCAAAAGGGCAAAAAAAGGggtaaataaaaggaaaatgtgCTGAATtaagaaacaagaaaaatccATTTTCATCACCTTTCTTGCTGCTGCTGACAGAGGAAGCTTTCTTCAAGTCCAGCTTGACATTAGAGGCTGCCAGAAACCTCTGGAACcactcctccttctccctcccaGTCCTCCCGAACAGGTAGAGCGTCAGGTCTCTGGAGGAGGAGGGTCCTCGCTCCTGCAGCCCTCCTCCCCCCTCTGCCCCGTCCCTGGGGCCCGGGGCCTCGCTGGCCTCCCAGCGGTCGCCCTCCGCCTTCGACATGAAGTCGTCCTGCCTGGCCAGGTCGATGCAGATGGGATACTTCTTATTCCACACTCTCTTCCTGGCCAAACTCTGAGGCACTAGATACACCTGAGGGAGGATTTGAGGGACCGTTAGGTAGAGGCTGAGCTCTGGTTTTCCTAAAAACCCTAGTTCTGTGTTCTCGCCCATGTGGGAGCGGTTGTGTAAAAGCACACCTTGCTGTTGGTGAGGTCGTAGATCTTCTGACTGACGTAGGTCACGTCGGGCTTTGGTTCGTTGTGTGCAGCGCGGCGGGCGACGTTGTGGTTGGGCTTGGACAGACGGATGATGGGGCCCTCCAGACGGACGTACACGGAGTGGGTCAGCGTGGCGTGGTACGTCTCCGGGTCATAGTTCATGATCTCATTCATCCAGCCCTGCCAGAAAACGTGTCAGTTGCATAAAACACTAAATCTCACTGCATTATGATGTACGGAAAAgtgttagggccatgcaggaggaaaaatatttgagaggggaagattttaattttttacttcgagaaaaaagtcgaaattaatctcggcatttcaactttttttcgacttttttctcgaagtgcataatgaaaaaaaaaatcttccacctctaaaatatttttatttttctcctgcatggccctaatactcttccgtagatgtgTTTTACTAACATAGAAATACTTCAGTTTAGGTTAACATATAacgaacacacacactgccTGTTCAATAATGTGTTCCACAGTCCATAATATTTTATTGAACCATCTTTATCTTTCATGTAAGCATGCATTCGCTGCAGCGTCTTTTCGATACGTTTCTTCAATCTCACAACATGCACTTCTCTCCAGGACAGATTGATGCTGGGAGAGTCTTGGTCCAGCACATCCCAAAGATTCTCAGtgaggttcaggtctggactctgtgttGGCCAATCCCTGTGTGAACATGTGTGTCTCATGCTCCCTGAATCATCCTTTCACAAATTGAGAGCAATGAATGCTGCGCTGGAATCTGCCCACGCCATCAGGGAAGAAAAGATCCATCGATGGAAAACCATCAATATTCAGCATCTTCAGGTAGCCGACGTCATAACGGtgctgaacctggacctgagcCCCTGCAGTAACCCCAGATCAGAGCTCTGCCCCCACAGGCTTGTACAGTAGGCGCTAAGCATGATGGGAGCATCGCTTCATCCACCCATTATCCTGGAGCCTTTTTCCCCGGTTAGTCTCACTGATGGAGGTTCTCCTAAGGCTGCACAGCTGTTCAGTCCCTCGGGTCTCCTTCCTTGCACGTGTACATGCATTTACTTTCACTATTAAACACAGCTGTGACTTctactgtgttttttttacgaTGTGAGTGCCGATCATGATCATTCCAGATTATTTGGGACCACATTTCTTCCCGGGAGATGATGGTTCCCAGTTTCCAGATTATAATAACACTCGGACAGTTCTTGACCCTGTTTCAGTAGTTTCAATCTCTTAAGatgttttctttgctttttgccaATAATTTGACCcctttgaaacaaatgaacctCTTTTGCACGACCACAGGCTGtttaagaaatgagaagctACTCATGCATGAGTTGGGGTTAAAGAACTAGCTGCCAGCTGAAACATCTTCATCCATGCAGTAATAATCTCATGGGAGGCTCTTATCCATTTGCTTAGTCAAATCCAGATGGTGccatttatttaaacattttcttttggGGCGGGCACCGTATGAACATCGTCATATAGAGAAAACAACCATCTTTCACTGCAGCAGAAAAACAAGGACCATCCAATCGTAATCTGGTCAGATTGAACTGCGTAGTGTCTGGTTTGACAAGTGAAGCCATAAACACTTGACTTTCACTCGTCTCATCATCTCTATGGTTTAACATCGTCCTGTTCAACTCTATTCTTGGGTGCAGTGTTATTGGAGACGTCCCTCTCAAGCTGTGTAAGTGCCAGAATTTACTGATTTATCAGGCTTacttcccaaaaaaaaaaaaaaagggggagaaaagaGAGTAATCAAAAGTCATATTTCCAGTGAGCGGTCTGGAGAGGTTGAGGTGTGGATGGTTTGATGGGAAAGGCACCAAAATAAGTGATGAATACAGTCCAACTTTGTGGCATCCTTCTGTTAAGGTACCAAAAACAGTGGCACGATACGGTTAAAGTAGAGCTGGGATCACTACGGGGTATTGATCGGTTGGCGAAGGATCATCAGGTCCTTCCAACAGGGTAAGAAGCACAAAACAATGAAAACCAAACTTAAGTACACAGTTGATTGGTGATGGCTCAGACCTGTGTGCAGCAACTTAAAACcaggcatacactgtgcgattgtcggctcgttttgaaccaattttccaCTGGTGTGACTATTTTTGGGATCGGGTCAGATTTTGACCCAATTGTTGGTTgcgcctcgtgcagtatacgtggggtaacgacgagagttCAAcactggtcgctcctcgtgaaggtatCGCACAGTTAAAGCAGCTACAACCCGattggcctcatcctttcgcagcgAGCATGCGCGATCTCTGATGTcgcgtcaaaaactattatttgtagtttaaagtgttgcaaattcacattacaaatcatgttttaatagcagaaaaataagaccgcatttcccacgtctgcccagccaattccttgtccaatcacaacGTTGTGTAATCTTTTTttgatttatcgccacacagaatggcacaaactGCCAAAGCAGCACGTTTGTTCTTGCTGAGCATCTTAGGTttctcccacttcggggttcctcctcttccacttctttttgacgttgcagttccagtacacagaagtccgacgtgaggattatgatcagAGCATCGgaacgtacagtgtgagaccattactcgtgggctgtgaacttttgaactcagcgatccagtcgtgcagtgtgagatggggctgaatcaaatgatttaaaatatcgcacagtgtatgcccagcttaagagGACCCCTGGAGAAAAGGAGCTGCAACTGGAACTGGATGGAGCCGCCAGGAACGAGAACACATTCAGACAGGACGGGGTGAGATGGACGTTAAGGATGTTGCAGCAGAGCAGTGCTGCAACACTTGAGAAGCTGTGGAATGAGCCTGGAGAGATTAAAGTTCACAACTAGCCAGAGTGGGGTCGCTGGATCGGCTTGGTCTGACACCATTTGAGAACACAAACACTTTTTTTGTGATTTATGGTTTTCAAACGAGTTGTATAATGAGAGAAAAGCTAAGCTGGAAGCCCTCTAGATGAGACACAAATGGCTGGAAATGAGCACCAGATGTCAACTTTAATACATCATGTAATCTCAATactcaaacagaaaaaagacaaatataaattaaagctgcaagcagcgatgaacgggccctcgcacccttgtgcacgttcaggtgtgctgcagtggaagtgcttgtatgactctctatgtcaaaccattcaaaagttatggcagaaagtaggaactatcagatatcgaccaatcagatgaaggggggggggcgctttttggcgtctatcgtcgccacggtaacgctttgaattgagaaaaaagtaatgcgtgttgtcacaggatcgagacgcacattttgatgtataacacacctgggtgcacgttatggttcgggccgtattaactgccgaaggaatggcataaattgcggcaaaattacacgattcattcaaaatggccgacttcctgttcggtttcggccatggtgccaagagacttttctttaagttgcaacatgatacaggtgtgtaccattttcttgcatgtacgtcaaaccgtattgtggggcttgaggcacaaagttttcaagggggcgctgttgagccattaggccacgcccattaatgcaaacaattaaatatcaaatctttcgccaggcctggcttgcgtgcaaaatttggtgacttttggggcacgtttaggcgggcaaaaaggccctcatttcgtcggaaaaagaaaaacgagaaaaacaaggaaaaaaaaattcctacagatacaatagggccttcacactgtaagtgctcgggccctaattaataaATTACTGTTGATTGTTGGAATAACATCAAGCATAAAGGGTGGAAtgaaagtagaaaaagactGACCTTATGCATTTCGGGTTCTCTGATGTCCAACTTGGTGATAGTCCACAGCTTTCCATGCTTAGTGGACCGTCTCCCATCTGCAGAGCGCTTTGGACCCGTTAGCCACACGACCCCGATGGCTAAGAGGAACCCCAGCCCGACGCCGAGCAGCACCCCTCCACAGTAGCTCGGCAGAGGTAATACAAAACACCCATAGAGCACAACGGTGAGGAGTGCCAGGGTGTAGTGTGGAATATCAGGCGCCGGCTCACTTTCACATTCATCATCACTGTTCGGGTCGGCACTGCCGCCTTCTGGCACTTGGTTTCCACTTCCAGTACAATCACTTCTGTCAGCAGCGTCCGTGTCGGCGCAGGAGTCAAAGTCCTCACTGGACAGGATGCAGAAGTCGTCGTCCTCCTGTTTGGCCAGAGCAGACATGGAGCACTTGTCCAGGGACATGGAAAGTGAGGGGGATTTCCTGGGGCTTTTAGTGTCGACGAGGGGGTCCCCGGGTGATTCGGCCGCGACACAGGTCCAGCTGTTGGGGCTTTCAGCTTCCAAGTCCTCTTCCTCCCGGATGCAGTAGTTATTGTTGCTCTCCGGGTGGCCGTTGATGGAGGTGATGGTCGACAGCTCCGTGGCACTGGCAGAGAGCACCTTGGGGCGGTAAATGCTGCTGCCGACTAAGTTGCCGCCCTTCTCGTCCATTATTTTGCTCAGCAGCTGCAGCGGTTCTGCGATGACTTCAGAGAGACGCCGCTTGGTGTCCTCGATCCGCGCCTCGACTTCCGAGACTTTGAAGAAGCTGCGGTTATCTGGAGAGGTCATTGGCGAGGAAGGGGCCGTCTTAGAGTCGCTGACTAATGACATGGCGGAGGGAACCCGGGACTGTGCAAACTGCTTAAAAAGCTGCAGATTAAGGCGGGACTCGGGAAGGCGGCCGGATGCGGATGAAGGCGATGAGTCAGCGGTCGTATCCGAGGATAGAGATTTGACCAGACTCTTCATGAGATGCCTGTGTCGCAGTGAGGAAGACGGAGCAGAGGCCCCGTCGCGAGACTCGACATCCGAGGAGAGGGACTTCACCAAACTCAGTGGAGGTTTGTCAGTGGAGGGAAAACTCCGAGACTTTGAGGGGGAATAACTGCTAACTGAAGGTTTTTGCTCATAAACGTGTGAAGGCAGAGTTTGTGTGGGAGAGTTGCTAGTTTGGCGTCTGGGACTTGGAGAAAGTTTGGTGGAAACGCATGTCCCACCGACCGCAGCCGATGAGTCAACGGGCGTCCTTTCAAACATTTCCTCACTTGCCTCTATGGCTGTCGCAACGTTGGACTCATTCGAGGCAGCGGAGGCGGCGGGGACGGTCCTGCGGTAcagtccctcctcctcctcctcttcctccttcccgAGAGCCGAGAAGTGGATGGTGATGGTGTCCTTTGACAGCGAGCCCTGGACGTGGAGCTTCGGGGCCACGGCAGGTGGCTGTTTCTCTGTGGGGTGAGAGCTCTCTGCATGGTGGGGATGCTGGCTGGTCATTTCACTTCTCCCACTGAGTCAGTCTGCAAAAAGGGAACAGATATGACCGTGCATTAGAGAGGAGATGATGAGCCCACTAATCACCTCAGTCATCCATGTTGAAGCGTGAGTAACTGCTTCAGCCATTACAAAAATATGAAGCCTCTTGTAAAAACAGTCCATATCTATTGGCACTCGCGAATAAGAtacataataacaaatgtacataTCATACCTCTAAGTCCATCATAAGGCAAAAATCATACCAAAAGAGCACACATGGCAGCGGTTTTGTAACTGCAGATGTTCTGGTAAAACAAGCCAAATCAATTATTGATACTTTATTAAACCCAATGAGTTAAGTCACTTTTAAAACACTGTACAAGATTGATTCGTTTGGCCAGTCTCTCATTTTGTCTTCTATAATTACTTTCTGAGGTCTCCAACTTGCCTCTCCATGATGTCCACTGTAGTTTCGTTGCTGCCGATGTGTGACAGCAAATACAATATGCCATAAAGTCAAAGGTACTTTGGCTGGTTTCTGAAGATAGTAAGGATGGGAGACAATGACTCCTTAAAGTAAGCaaatattcaattaaattcaagtgAAACTTGTGACTCATTCTGGATGTTTATTGCAGTTGGAGATTTGCTCAGAAGACATGTAGAGTGGGAGTGTGCTAATGTCTTGGGAGAAAGTGTAGAGATTCCAGACGAGCGAGCGAGCCCATCTGATAAAACAAGGGCATtgtgctgagcatgtgcagtgtTGTCCACCGTGTTTTGCATCTAACGCAACATTCTTCCTTTCACAATCGGCACCAGATGGAGCGAACATAACCAAAGATGCCTGGGCAAAAATGGAAATCAATAGCATATAAATGTTTGAGCAGGTCACACCGTGATACCGTTGTGTTCAGGCTGTCAGTAGCATCAGCCAACAAGGATGATGCAACATTTCACAACAACTGCTGGCTGCTGTGCCTCTTTGGAAGAAGACACCTCAGGCCACGGTTatacatagccgggtatttacaaaaacggatatttccccctctacgttttgaaaaataccatcatttacacaaacctgcataaataccctgttaaggtgctatgagcagccaaacctacagggggcagtgtaacgagaagataaagccatgctagccaatcagaatcctggaaaaaaacatcatcaaatgacacgagtaacttccagttacttccaagaccgaatgagagtctttcgtttggagtgacagagaagtggagttacttttaagtgtgactttagaatataaaaacaggtaaaatacaagaaaatattgacggtggccaaacaaattgtaaacacaggtcgcacacatgacgctggtgacgtttctgtcgcataatgtgacgatCTGAAGCCTAAATGACCGTTTCCCtcagtttacaagcaaacgtgaaaactgagtttttgcaaatctccactttggccggaggtttcagaaattattgttttttggtgactttgagcatCGTTTTCGTGTAAGCGAaaggccaaaacgcatgaaaacaccaacgtttttgctacgtgtaaacggggcctcagtctgCTGCACTCAGTAAGGGCTTGAATAttattaagaaaagaaaaaaaaaaaaaggattgaaCTTTGTGGTGCCGCTTGATGTCCAAAACTCCACGATTCAAGTGATTGAGTTATGACATCCCATCACTGTTATATGCATGCAGTCTTTATACCCATCATATGGGCATATAATGATATATATAAATTAGCAATATAGTAATTGATGGTTAATCTAATTAAATCTAAAGTAAAATGACTCAAAGGGTTATTTAGAAAAACCATCTCTTCAGGCCAAGTCATAAAAGTTTAGCTATTCATTAATCCCTCATTTATATTATTTGTGAACAAAACATTATTTATTCAGAACTAGGAAAATGATGAGCCAACCTTTCTGGTAGCACAACgtgattaaatgtttttttttttgttttttttgtcgtcTTGTATTATTTTGACATCCTCTGGTAGTGAAAGCAGAATTGTGGAAGCAGAGGGGGCGTGAGGTCACGCTGGCTCACATTCACACACTCGACTTGATCACTCATTGTCACATGGGTCATGACTGAGCTTGTTGCTCTGCCAGGCAGTCGGCCAGCCACCTCTGTCCCCAGCTAGCAACCTCCAGTCAGCAGCCacagaattattattttatttttttattgagctttatttcgaatatgcaaattagaaagaacaatactaaaaagtaaaaaaaacaaaaaaagacaaggcaGACCTCGCAGATCCACCAGAATGACACCATTGTAGGAGACAGACAAGTCCGTTGCAAATGCACCTCATATTAACATTCACGACTGAAAGGCCATAAAAACATTTGCTTGAAGCACATTAGAATAGTGATAAAGTGCACAAGTCTGTCCGTGCTTCTGTGGTTTGACAGCTGTTTGCAGTTGACACGATATGTCCACTTAAGAGCAGAGCTCCTggtccctctctgctgtgcttcagcACCATCTCCAAACCCACTCCATAAAGATCGTGTCATACAAGAACAGTTAGTTAGCAACCACCACTGAGGCAGAGACCGTCACCGGACAGAGCTCCTCTTGCCTCACTAGTTTAGGGATTGGCGGATTAAACAGAGAGCAGTAGAAGCACCGGGAGCTTTGGGACTCAGACTTGTTTACAGTATTAATGCCAAAGTAGCTACAGGTTCTGTGAATATAGTCAAAAGTAATCGCTTTTCATGTTTTcaactcatttaaaaaaaataaaaaataaaaaaaaaaaaaggtactgTAATCAGAATAATTCAGATCAAACATTTCCTGCTGTTGGTGTGAGCTCACTTTCCCCTGTCGGAATGGGTTTGGTTTACTTTATAATGGGATTTCCTGGATGTCTTATCAAGATTGGGAATTCCCTAAAAACGCAGAGGTCAGGAACTTGTAAAGCTGTATTGTGAGGACAGTAATGATGTAATAGCAGGAGGTCAGTGtggtcattaaaaaaataacaaagttACACGAAACCAAATATAACAGTATTTGTACACCAGTATGCAGGGGCAAGAAAAAGTTAGTGAACCCCCCCCAGTATTTACAGACTTTCTGTACTGTTTACCAtaaatgtgatctgatcttcatctaaCTGACGACGATTACAGAAAAACTAAAAGTGCTTAAGCTGACAACACACAAGCAATCAGTATTGTATGTATTCATTGATGCACCCATTAAACAGTCACAGTGCTGGGAGAaaaaaagtaagtgaacccaTAGTCAAGTACATCCACAAAAGTAACATTTTGCACacagaatgaaacaaattaaattaGTTTGGAGGTGTGACTTAGTGATATTATGATTGATGAACTTTACTCATGAGCAGCAAATGATGCTGGTTGTTCCTAAGAAGCATCCTTTAGCTACTGATGTGAACCCTGTCTCAGGAAAAGGAGATCTCTGAGCTCATACAGTCTAGAGtggtttttgtttggttttgttttagcATGTCCTAAAATTTTCCTTTGTGATAGAAAGAACTTgtcttgatttgattttgatgaTTTCTAATCAATCAAGAAACTGCCTCTTAACGCCAGTGGATAGGCAACCAACAACCAACCagacgtgagtcatgtgacttaGGCAAAGCGGCAACCAGACTAAAATCAACAAGATGTTCGTAATAGCGTGCAGGGGCGTAAGACGGCTGGCAAATGACTGTTGTTGgttttgcagtaaaaaaaaCGTCTTGATCCAAGGTGTTATTAGCAAATCTGCAGCTGTCCTGGTTGTTTTGAacagtttctctttttcatgatgaaatgtttttattctgaCGGGAGAAATCAAGAGGCACAAGGTGTTTGACTGCCTTTTCAACATTTTCTTCCAAATAAAGAGCCACAGTGCTCTTACCAAATGAGATCTGCATGAGGGTGTGCATTGTATCTGTGCAAGGAGGGTCTGCAGGTGTACTTAAGCTATTGGTTcacttattttttcctccaGCACAGTTAATGTTTAATGGGTGTAATCAATAAAAGACAAGATATTATAACTGACTGTCATCAGTTTAAGCAGATTGTTTATGTGTATTACTCTGATCAGTCTCCATTTCATagcaaattaatgcagaaaacaaGCTATCCATACTTTTTCATGTCACTGTTATATTTGTGAACTTAATGCTGATATGTCATATTTAGAAAGTTTTGACTTCCTCTGTGAACACATGACTCAGTATGTCACTGGAGGATCTTCTCCAGTATGATCTCATCAGAATCTCCTCTCTGCAACTCATCATGATTTACTGGAACTAGGACTTAAATGAGTGATAAGGCCGTGTGCTCTGGTCATGTGTCACTAAGCAATCCACAAATCTTGTAGCACCGGAGCAAATACTGGAGCCTGGAAAGACAAACTCAGTATCACCGCTTCCTTTGAGTGCAGAATTGATTGGAGGATGTGCACAAACACGACGTCAATAAACCGGCGGGGCAGAAGCTGATCATTGACAAGTTGCCTTATTTTAAGCTTTTCTAAAAAGGACTTCATTTGTCAAACCGAATCTTATCTGAAACATGCCACTTGGCTATATCTGCCCAAACGTCtaggaaaataaaagtaaacaagAGTGTGTAGTTAGGAATACTGGACAGGACACGAGCCTGTAAGCTTACAGCAACAACACAAGGGGCTGGCAGTGTTTCTGGTTATATAGTTCAGAGGATGTTGCTGTGAGGATGTTTCTGCAAGTCACCCTGCCGCCTGTTGCTCTCCACCAATACAACACCACATGCTCGTCCCCTCAGAGAATCTCAAATGTCATGCACCACTGATTCACATGATACCAGAGACCTGCAGAGCATGCCAAGAGAAGGAAGTTGAGAAAAAGAAACCGACCAAAAACGCCATGTGGAAAGACTTTTGAGGTTGCTTAGGTGCACTAGAAGGAAGTCCTGCTCTGAATCCTGCCGTTTACTTACAGTAGAGGTTTTTCATTTGCTCAAAGTGACAGTTAAGTCAGGAAAGAGTGTCACAATCCAGTGCTTGCATAAATGTTACTGCAACACCCCCACTGTTGGGTGGCTCAGATATACAAGAAAATCAAGGGGCTGGAGATCAATCAAAACAGTTGAGAAGGATGTTGTTAGCGTCTGAGTTTTTGCTcattactgtaaaatattaaaaaagtgCAGCATTTACAGTCTGACATGCATAACTCAACATTTAACCCTACAGGTGAAGGATGGGGGTTATTTTGTTTCTTGCTGAGGTAACTGCAAATCATTACAGCAAATCAAATTGCTGTGCTGTTCAGACTACATGATTTGGCTGCCCTGAAACTGGAGTCTAGAGGTAACTGGAAAGGGAGGGAGGGGTCACACTGCATGATCTCTGCgaaaaaatgtgcaaaaaaagaccgaaaatgttcaaaataggAGGAGGGGGAAAGAAGGTCAGGTGTGAGCTGTTTGTGATGCAGTTTGTTAATTGAAAGGGAATAACAAAATGTTTAAAGCGTCTCCCTATCTTCACGGGttttccttcctctctcacTTGAACGTGAAGTTGCCAATTACTAATATTCACAATGCCATCACAGATGCCCCGTCTCGGTGACACTCAGTTGTTCACACATCATGATTGAAGAGCGCCGACTGCTTGCCGATGGGCCTCCAACCCGTCATTAGCTCGGCTAAAAGTCCTGAAGCGTGGAGGTCATCAAAGTTGTTGTGAGTGAAACTTTTTCCAtgatgaaatgtttttattctgaCGGGAGAAATCCACAGGCACAAGGTGTTTGACCGCCTTTTCAACATTTTCTTCCAAATAAAGAGCGACAGTGCTCTTACCAAATGAGATGTGCATTGTATCCGTGCAAGTTTGAGCAACTGCTATGTCCTGGTAGGTCATGACATTCCATCTTCTGTAAACAAGGGAAAAATGTGaggccaaaaacaaaaaaagagcagCTGATCCTGTTCTCAAGCATGCTGACAGACCGGTGACACGGGCAGGACTGAGGTGTTGGAGGCTGAGATCATCACAAGCACTCACTGTTAGCATTCCTCTACCAACTACACCCCAGTAACAATATTACTGGAGCACAGAAGCGGGCTGCTGCCTTTGGAAAGTTAGTGCACGGTCAGAGGTGAACCACAGGCATGGAAATAAACCAGCCTCAAACCTTTATTTAATGTTTCTGCACTGCTGGAAATCTTTTAATGGCTGTTTTGTGCTGCTGACTCTTTCTTGGAATCGACCCCAACACATCTGGAGTTATTAGAAGAACCAAACATTttgtaaattaattaaaaagattaaaaataaaaaaaaaatacaactccAAGAAATCCAAATCCAAGAACTTACAAGTGGCACAAAATAAAGCTGCACGTTGTACTTTATTGTGTCCTTATAGATCTAATGTGTCCAGCATGCATAATAATCTAGG
Proteins encoded in this window:
- the LOC133446713 gene encoding testis-expressed protein 2-like, whose amino-acid sequence is MTSQHPHHAESSHPTEKQPPAVAPKLHVQGSLSKDTITIHFSALGKEEEEEEEGLYRRTVPAASAASNESNVATAIEASEEMFERTPVDSSAAVGGTCVSTKLSPSPRRQTSNSPTQTLPSHVYEQKPSVSSYSPSKSRSFPSTDKPPLSLVKSLSSDVESRDGASAPSSSLRHRHLMKSLVKSLSSDTTADSSPSSASGRLPESRLNLQLFKQFAQSRVPSAMSLVSDSKTAPSSPMTSPDNRSFFKVSEVEARIEDTKRRLSEVIAEPLQLLSKIMDEKGGNLVGSSIYRPKVLSASATELSTITSINGHPESNNNYCIREEEDLEAESPNSWTCVAAESPGDPLVDTKSPRKSPSLSMSLDKCSMSALAKQEDDDFCILSSEDFDSCADTDAADRSDCTGSGNQVPEGGSADPNSDDECESEPAPDIPHYTLALLTVVLYGCFVLPLPSYCGGVLLGVGLGFLLAIGVVWLTGPKRSADGRRSTKHGKLWTITKLDIREPEMHKGWMNEIMNYDPETYHATLTHSVYVRLEGPIIRLSKPNHNVARRAAHNEPKPDVTYVSQKIYDLTNSKVYLVPQSLARKRVWNKKYPICIDLARQDDFMSKAEGDRWEASEAPGPRDGAEGGGGLQERGPSSSRDLTLYLFGRTGREKEEWFQRFLAASNVKLDLKKASSVSSSKKVTSSHSRSSSRSSLDDVLTSRSKDPSSSSSSSSAAAAGGARTRPLLDYHAYMGSLLPRQLALSASASSPALQSLQSLQSSPGADKKLQSPAPAQVQPQGEDEDEDSVAWLNAALGRVAWDFLTEPYWGELVSRKIQMKLSKIRLPYFMNELTLTELDMGSATPRILGASTPYADHRGLWFELDVSYSGSFLMTLETKMILNRLGKEGDGLRLGELGKEGPRPRTYCLADSDEESSSAGSSDEEDSSDVSSEAAGADGFVGGHKPSKIMRFVDKITKSKYFQKATETEFIKKKLEEVSNTPLLLTVEVQQLQGTLAVNIPPPPTDRIWYGFKTPPHLELKARPKLGEREVTLAHVTDWIEKKLEQEFQKILVMPNMDDLWLTIMHSAMDPRSAGGPPAAPPANPDPPSCGTDDTGQP